A genomic region of Dreissena polymorpha isolate Duluth1 chromosome 4, UMN_Dpol_1.0, whole genome shotgun sequence contains the following coding sequences:
- the LOC127879593 gene encoding uncharacterized protein LOC127879593, with the protein MQAHAGETNTKLRHLEKNQRKKNVRLKTQIEELTETNDSLKKSLIDLQKESEKTEASLNHQLKEANTKFQKETDTTKQLKMRLEEYNQFWRSQELTYCITPADIAQKMRSLYENEWTDAKNNLNCTKPEAFAEEELLRILKTVYEQCQGIYWKINFENVQKAMPEIPAETFQGDSTYGSDYGACLSTGIKQQITVIRKHIAQFALKIMRSNLTDQVTLPNDSDDLTAYYNKCVEVCWLAAVQDPPLFMNFNPREEGDAFFEVIKTDGIYAGCLVWPALLEREHGAVLVKGKVVDTRSRPYMRDIKPTGRSRSRSSSRSVWD; encoded by the exons ATGCAAGCACACGCAGGGGAGACCAACACCAA gtTACGACATCTCGAGAAGAACCAACGTAAGAAAAATGTACg ACTCAAAACACAAATCGAAGAACTGACGGAGACAAACGACAGCTTAAAGAAATCGTTAATTGATCTTCAAAAAGAGAGTGAGAAAACAGAGGCCAGTTTAAATCATCAACTaaaagaagcaaacacaaaaTTTCAAAAGGAGACTGATACAACAAAACAGCTAAAAATGCGCCTTGAAGAATATAATCAATTTTGGAGAAGTCAAGAATTGAC ttattgCATTACACCAGCGGATATTGCACAGAAAATGAGAAGTCTTTATGAAAATGAATGGACAGATGCGAAGAATAATTTGAATTGTACCAAACCCGAGGCCTTCGCAGAGGAAGAACTGTTACGAATTTTAAAG ACCGTCTACGAACAGTGTCAAGGAATATATTGGAAGATAAACTTTGAAAACGTTCAGAAGGCAATGCCAGAGATCCCTGCTGAAACTTTTCAG GGAGATTCTACGTATGGTTCCGATTATGGGGCGTGCCTTTCGACTGGGATAAAGCAACAAATTACAGTGATAAGGAAGCACATAGCACAGTTTGCGCTGAAAATCATGAGAAGT AATTTGACTGATCAAGTAACATTGCCGAATGACTCCGATGACCTTACTGCCTACTACAACAAATGTGTGGAAGTGTGCTGGCTGGCCGCGGTCCAGGATCCGCCTCTGTTCATGAACTTCAATCCGAGAGAGGAAGGCGATGCATTTTTCGAAGTCATTAAGACTGACGGAATATATGCTGGGTGTTTG GTCTGGCCTGCACTTCTAGAACGCGAACATGGCGCAGTATTGGTGAAAGGAAAAGTCGTTGATACGAGGTCACGTCCATACATGCGTGATATAAAACCAACTGGGAGATCTAGATCGCGAAGCAGTTCTCGCTCAGTTTGGGATTAG